ACAGATttgtttaacctgtattttttttactgGACATAAGTTTATTCCATTTTACTATTAAATGTGAAAATCAATTAACTTCATTAAAGGATCAAGGTAGTTTGAACTAcagataaaatatatttaaacatcaaatgctgcatgaaaaataaaatatttagctAAATAATGAATCTTTGCATGCCTAtattatgtaaaataaagaaattgaaaaacaaCCAAACATCTGAGgctatataaaacaaaatgaacaaatGGGTACTAAAGGTTCACTAGCTTCGGTAAATAAGACAGTTTATAGACAAAATTGGCAAAAAATAAGAGATATATCACACAGTTACaatattaattttgttaacaGCCATTTAGAGCGCAAACAAAATTATTATTGTGAATAAATGTATGAAACGATTaagaaaagtaaataaatagaTCTATTTGTCCGATTGAACTGTTACATGCATTAAGTTTAGTcttttaatacatttatataaGTTTGTCTAGTTTTAATTAACAATACATTATAAATCAACATTATTAAACTTGACTATAATCAGAACTCTCGGTCTTTACTTGTATTCAGGTGGCAAAATTTGTGCTAGAAAACTCAAATCATTAAATGTTAAATGGTTGACTTATGAGTCCGACTACAATAATCGTGCTCAAAATATTTATGACCGCAATGCCATATGGTTGATGGAAATGACTGGCTCTATGCTAATGCGATAGATAACTGTGTGTTTAAAACAAGTACTCTACGTTTTTGAAACCCTAAGATAAATGTAGTAAGCTTGTTatttaaattatcaaatatttaagtGTATATTTCAATTTTCCACAGtcgataaaggcaacagtagctatagtataccgctgttcaaaagtcataaatcgaatgaTAGAAAACAAATCCGTGTGACTAagttaaattttacggacgccatcacgagttggttgaccgttatggaataaccgtttcacaaatgatatcggatatgttccttacgtcgtaactacaatccccttccctttcatgaatttgacctaccgaattagactatttaccggatttgtaatcacataagcaacacgacgggtgccacatgtggagcaggatctgcttacccttccggagcacctgagatcacccctagtttttggtggggttcgtgttgtttattctttagttttctatgttgtgtcatgtgtactattgtttttctgtttgtctttttcatttttaaccatggcgttgtcagtttgttttagatttatgagtttgactgtccctttggtatcttctcttttaaaccgagggaaacacatcaactagaAAAGGAAAATatcgaaacaacagaaacactgacgtGTAACCAAAAGAAAGACAATAttaatgcaacatacatagaaacgaacaatAAGATAACAACTACCATTTTCCGGCAAAATACTAAATGTTGTACGTTACACAAGCTGCAACTAATATGATACATTTTCATTTCTGGAAATGAAGAACGTGTGGTTTAGAAATAAATGAGATTAATGTCAATTTTGGAATATTAACTTTTTAGAAAGAAGCCATAGATGATGTTATCAGTCGGATAATGTTgtcttaaacatattttaaacttaaaaataacTATTGTTGTCACTTATCATTAATGATTGAAAATTGTTTTGTAGTTTATGTTGAATGGCGACATCCTCACAAAGTTGTGGAGTTTGTGACCTCCGTCACATCACAAAACCATCAATAGTCTGGTGTACAGAATGTGACGAGGGACTCTGCAAAGAATGCCAGGAACATCATGGTTTGTCTAAAGCATCGAGAAGACATAAAGTGATTCCTATTAATGAATACCAGAAATTACCATCTGATGTACTGAAAATTACTCAGTATTGTAGCAAACACGATGAAAAGTTTCAAATTTATTGCAAGAAGCACGAATGTCCCTGCTGCAGCAAGTGCATAGTGGAAAGCCACACAGAATGCCGGGATATTGTAAATTTAGATGACGTCATTCATAATGTCAAAACCTCCAATGCCCTCTGCGAGATAGAGGAAACATTAGTTGAAGTTGCCGAAAATCTACAAAACATTCGTCAGCATATACAGGAAAACCGGTCGAATTTGAAAGAAAAGAGAATggaaatagaaaaagaaataaagaagacCCGAATAATGATCAACAACCATCTCGACAAACTACAAGAAGATTCACTGAAACAACTCTTTGAGGTCGATAAAGGAAACTCGAAAATTTGTCAA
This sequence is a window from Mytilus edulis chromosome 1, xbMytEdul2.2, whole genome shotgun sequence. Protein-coding genes within it:
- the LOC139487587 gene encoding transcription intermediary factor 1-beta-like, with the translated sequence MATSSQSCGVCDLRHITKPSIVWCTECDEGLCKECQEHHGLSKASRRHKVIPINEYQKLPSDVLKITQYCSKHDEKFQIYCKKHECPCCSKCIVESHTECRDIVNLDDVIHNVKTSNALCEIEETLVEVAENLQNIRQHIQENRSNLKEKRMEIEKEIKKTRIMINNHLDKLQEDSLKQLFEVDKGNSKICQLVSSLEIKEKEIAECQRNISNIKQHATDLQLFLSMKQIEKDVNNKDKFLHSLVENEGQLSLSFKINASIKNIMSDIKSFGEVHIEAKPYDIVLIEKKAQQAQTMIQTRSIENLKLTLHETINIQGECISGCCMLLDGRMAFTFYYKKTVKVFSDKGLQDFEVKLRVHPCDIV